Genomic window (Moraxella haemolytica):
AATTGCATCGCCATTTAAAAAAGTGGCATCATCTTCTTCAACTTCTTCAGCAAAGTCAAAGCCATAAGAAAAACCTGAGCAGCCACCACCTGTAACATAGACTCGTAGCATGAGCGAATCATTATTTTCGGCCATCTTTAGTTTTGCTAACTTTTTGGCGGCATTGTCCGTGAGTGTCATGAGATTGTTCATTGTCGTCTCTGATTGTTTTTGTGTTGGTATTATATCATAATCGGCAAGATTTTAATTATACAAGGAATGTCTCTGTTATAATAGATGGCAAACTGTTTGGAAGTATTTTATGATTGATTTTAAAAATGTGTCGGTTCGCCGTGATGGCAGGTTGCTGTTTAGCGATGTCAATTTACAGCTGCACAAATCGCAAAAAATTGGTCTGACAGGCAATAATGGCACAGGTAAATCCACCTTGTTTGCTACTTTATTGGGCGAGCATCAGACGGATGTGGGCAGTGTTGAGATGCCAAGTGATTGGCAGATTGCTCACATGGCACAAGAAGTGCACGCAACTAAGATACAAGCGATGGATTATGTGCTGTCTGGTGATGGTGAATGGTATGAGTTAAATCAAAAATTACAAAATCAATCGGCATTGTCCGCCGAAGAGATTGCTCCTATTTATGGGCGGTTTGAGGAGATTGATGGCTTTCGTATACCGACTAAGGCTGCACAGATTCTCTCAGGTCTTGGCTTTAGCGATGGTGATCACACTAGAGAAGTGGCAACTTTCTCTGGTGGCTGGAGGATGCGACTCAATCTTGCTCGTACACTCATGCACCGTGCTGATGTTTTGCTACTTGATGAGCCGACCAACCATTTGGATTTGGATGCGATTTTGTGGTTGGAAGAGTGGCTTGCTAAGTTTGATGGCTTGATATTGTTAATTAGTCATGATAAGGATTTTTTGGATGCGGTGGTGGGACATATTTTGCACATTGAGCAGGGCAAGATTACGCTGTACTCAGGCAATTATAGTCAATTTATTCGTACTCGTGCCGAACGCCTTTCTCAGCAAGCACAAGCCTATGAAAAACAGCAAGCAATAAAAGCACATTTGGAGAATTTTATCCGCCGTTTTGGGGCAAAAGCAACCAAAGCCAAACAAGCCCAAAGTCGTGCCAAACAGCTAGAGCGTATGGCTGATATTGCCCCCGTGATGGCGGATTCAGCTTTTAGTTTTGAGTTTTATCCGCCAAGTCATATGGCAAGCCCATTGATTGTACTGGATAATGCCACCATCGGTTATGACAAACCGCTCATGACAAAGGTAAATTTACAAATCACGCCTGAAGTGCGTTTGGGTATCTTGGGGGCAAATGGTGCGGGAAAATCAACCCTAATTAAGGCGTTGGTTGGCGATTTGCCATTGCTTGGTGGTGCATACAAGGTGTCAGAAACTGTAAAACTTGGGTATTTTAATCAGCATCAGATGGATGCGTTAGATGGCAATGCCACGCCGATGATTCTGCTTCGTAGGCTAGCAGGGGCAACCTCAGATGCTGATTTACGGGCATTTTTAGGGAGTTTTGATTTTCGTGGCGAGAAGATTGATACGCCGTGCTATCTTTTCTCAGGTGGTGAGCGTGCCAGATTGACCCTAGCACTCATCGTTTGGCAGCGTCCGAATGTACTGGTGCTTGATGAGCCAACCAACCATTTGGATTTGCAGATGCGAGATGCACTCATGCTTGCTCTACAAAATTTTGAAGGGGCGTTAATTTTGGTATCGCATGACCGTGGATTGATTACTTCAGTTTGTGATTCTCTCATCTTGGTAGCTGATGGGCGAGCAGAAGAATTCGCTGGCGATATGGTTGATTATGCTGAGCATCTAAGACACGCAAGATTACAAAGACAAGCTAAGACGGTCAGTTTAAATACGCAAAACAAAGTTGCCAATCAGACATTAGGGCTGTCCAAAGAAGAAAAGCGTAAACTGGCGGCTCAAAATCGTGCCAAGACTGCACCACTGCGTAAAGAAATAGAAAGGCTGGAAAAACAGCTAGACAAACTTTCTGATGAGCTGAGTCGTGTTGAAGAAACCTTGTCCGACCAAAGCCTATATGATGATGCTAATAAAGAGAGGTTGTTGTCTTTGTTATCTGAGCAATCTAATTTACAATCTGAGCTTGGCGAGGTAGAAGAGTTACTACTTTTGGCGATGGATAAGCTTGAGTGCTTAGAGCAGTCATTAGAACAAGGTGGCTAGTGATGAAACATGATGTACCTGTTGATTATTATGCGGTTTTGGGTGTGTCAAAGTCAGCAAGCAAAGATGAGATAAAGCGTGCTTATCGCAAACTTGCCACACGCCATCATCCTGATAGAGTGGGAGAGGGTGGTGAGATTGTGCTTATCAATGAAGCCTATGCCACTTTAAAAGATGTGGAGAGTCGTGCCAGATATGATGCTTATCACACCATTTATTGTAGTGTGATGGGCAAGGCGGTTCATCAAATTGGAAAAAAACTGCAACAATCGCCCACAGCTATGGCAAATCTACAAAAAGCCCAAATCAAGGTGCATCAGCTGATGCGTGCCACCGAGCGGCGTTGGCAGACATTGGAGTATGATTGGCAGCATGATAAGGGTGCTTTTAAAAATGCTAAAATCTTAATAGATAAAGCATGGACGATGTTCAAGCAAGCCCAAAGCCACACCAAACAACAAGCACTGCCTGTACTTGTCATTAGTGCTGATGTCGCTATGCATGGCGGACAAGTTGGCTTTGTGCATTTTGGTAGGAATATTCGCACCACGCTACCTAAGGGGTTATCAGATGGCTTGCAGGTTAAACTTGTCATTGATGGTGCGGAGGCATGGTTTGTAATCAAGGTGTCTGATGTATCATGTTGATATGGACGGCTGTGGTTAGGTGCGTATTGAAATTTAGCAAAACCTTGCCTTGATGGATTTATAGATTTGTTTTTTAAGGAATGATAAGAGAGATGATGAATACAACTTTTGCTCCGCCTTTTTGGCTAAAAAACCCACACATTCAAACAATCCTACCAAAATTTTTGGTGAAAGATACACTTGATTATGAACGCCATCTTTACAAAGACAGTTTGGATGAGAGTGATGTGGCATTTGATTATCTACTGGCGGATGATGTCTTGGTAGATGGTAAATACCAAAAACCGTTGGTTGTACTGTTTCATGGCATGGAGGGTTCAAGCCAAAGTCATTATGCACGAACGCTTGCTAAGCAGGTGCAGACGGCAGGTTTTCATTTTGTGGTGCCTCATTTTCGCTCGTGTGGCGGCGTGGCGGTATCTGGCAAGATATTTTATAATGCAGGCGATACTGCAGAGTTACACCATTATTTAGGCATCTTAAAACAGCAATATCAGACCATCTATGCGATGGGCGTGTCTTTAGGTGGTAATGCCCTTGCCAAATACATGGGCGAGTATGGCACTGATGCCATCTGTGAGTGTGCGGTGGTGGTGTCTGCTCCTGTGGACTTGGCGAGTGCGTCGATTGCGATGGATCGACTGCTTGGCAAGAAAATCTATACGCCATATCTGTTAAATCCTATTATTAAAAAAGCACTGGACAATCAGATTACTGCTGATGAAATCACTGCTCTAAAGCGTGCTAAATGTATGGGTGATTTTGATAATATATTTACCGCACCTCGCCATGGTTTTGTCTCTAAAAATGATTATTATCGTCAAGCGTCCGCTTTGCCTTATTTAAAGGAAATAGTCAAGCCGACACTCATCATCACCGCTAAAGACGATCCGTTTTTGGGGGTAACGGCGGAGCGTGGCGATGTTTCATCACAAGTTGTTCTGCTAACTACCGAGCATGGCGGTCATATTGGCTTTATTGATTATGATTATGCTACTCGTGCATTTTGTATGGATTATATTCCAAAGCGGGCATTGGCATTCTTTGAGGGTTGTGTGTGATGCGAATGCTATTTTTGGTGGTCATTGTCATTTTATTTCAGCTGTTTACTTTTATTGTCGGTCGTGGGCTTGAGTGGTTGGTGCGCCCGTATGTCGCCAAGCCTAGACGATGGATCACGCCGGCGTTCTTTGTGGTGAGTAATGTGTTTTTGGCGGTGTTGTTCTTCGGTCAATTTCGCCTTGGTGTGGGCTATCTGGCGGTGTTGTGGCTTGGCGTGCTAACCGTGATGATGGTGGTTTTGGCATCGTTTATCTTGCGTAGGTTATCGCTTGATGGGCGGTTTTCTACCGTGATTAGGGTATTTGCTGTTTTGGTGTTTGGTGTGTTGGTGGGGTTGTCAGTTTATAATGCCTATACACCGACCGTGCGATATCTGTCGGTGCAAATTGATAAACCGATGGCAAAGCCTGTACGCATTGGGTTGGTATCAGATTTACATTTGGGCAGTCTGTTTGGTGCAAATCAACTAGATAGACTATCTGAGTTATTAAAAGATGAGCGAGTTGACCTGTTACTCATGGCAGGCGACATCATGGACGATGATACAAAAGCCTATGACGAACAGAATATGGCGGCGGCGTTTGCACGAGTGGTTACAGCTACCACAGATGGCGTAGTAGCAAGTTTGGGCAATCATGATTTGTATGATACCGATGCTTACCTTGATATTGTTCAGGCGATCCGTGAGGCAGGAGCGACTTTGCTTGATGATAAGGTTGCGACCATTTATGCAGGCGGTGTACCGCTTTCTATTATTGGTCGCTTTGATGATCATGTGCTTAATAGACAAAGCAGTGATGAGTTGTATGGTCAGCTTAGTCAGCAACAACAGTTACAGCCTGTAATCCTGCTTGATCATCGTCCCAGTCAGATCGATGAGAATGTCAAGTTGCCCATAGATTTGCAGGTGTCGGGACATACGCATAATGGGCAGTTGTTTCCTGCCAATTTTATTGTAAAAATGCTAAACCGTGTTGCTTATGGGTATAGACTCATCAATGGCACACACATCGTGGTATCATCAGGCTATGGTTTTTGGGGCATACCTTTGCGTTTGGGCAGTCAGTCAGAGCTATGGGTGATTGAATTGTCAGGTAAGTAGGTCTTATTCATCAACCGCAAAAAATTAAAGAGTAAATAAAAAAGCGTTTTGATAATGAACGCTTTTTTATTTACTTGATAACCTAGTCAAAGCTGTGCAAGCCAGTATTTAACTGGCTTTTAAACCTAAGACATCTTGCATGTCGTACAGACCTGCTGGTTGCTTGCTTGCCCAAATGGCAGCACGCACTGCCCCTGCAGCGAAAGTTAGGCGACTCATTGCTTTGTGTGTGATTTCGATGATTTCGCCATTCATGATGAACTCGACCGTATGCTCACCGACAATCTCACCGCCACGAATGGCGTGCATACCAATCTCGCCTTGACTGCGTTTGGTCGCACCTTGACGACCATGAACAAGGGCGGTTTTTAGGCTTTGCCCACGAGCGGTGGCAACCGAATTTGCCATCATTAGGGCTGTGCCAGACGGTGCATCAATCTTATGTTTGTGGTGATGCTCAATAATCTCAACATCAGCATCTAACCCCAATACCTTGGCTGTGGTGGCAAGTAGATTTAGGCTTAGGTTGACACCTGTTGAGAAGTTGCCTGCATAGACGATGGGAATGGTTTTGCTTGCTTCTTGTAATTTGGCTTCTTGTTCATCACTAAGACCAGTTACACCCATCACAAGGGCGGTCTTATGGGTAGTGCATTGAGCGAGTACTTCATCTAGTGCTTCAGGTAAGCTAAAGTCAATGAGTGCGTTAATTCCTGACACATCCAGCGTGCTTAGAGCAACGCCATTTTTGCCTGTCCCAATAAACTCACCGGCATCTACCCCAATGAGACTTGAGATACCACGCACAAATGCACCTTTTAGGGTGGTGTTTGGATTGTCTTGGGTGGCTTGTAGTAGCATTCGCCCCATGCGACCTGACGCACCCATGATGCCGATATTTAGGCTATTCATGCTTTGTCCTTATATTAGATGATTTGATGTGTTTTGATTATAACAAACCTTGTGTGGTTTTTCATCAGTATCTGTAAAGAAAAAACCGATGAAAAACCAAAAAATCTCGCCAAAATTGATGTTTTGGTGAGATAATGGCAATTACCAAGTATAGCCCAATCGGATACCTGCTTTGGTTTGCTTATCTGTTTCGTCACCATAATGCTGTTCAACCTGCACGCTGGCATTTAACAATCCTCGTTGCACCATCACACCAACATTGGCATATTTATCATCGCCAAAGTGTTGTGCAAAGCGATGATTATTGACCGATACCACACCCATGCCTTGATTATGCTGATAACCCAAGCCGATACTTGGGGTGATGGTCAATGTGCCATAACTTAGGGCGGTTTGTAGCTGGATATCGCCACCAATTTGGTTGATATGCGTGCGGTCTAGTGCGATATTTGCCCCATTGAGATGATAATTTGCCCCATCAAGTTTGTGATGGCGAGCATAGACGCTTGGTAAGATTACGATTTTTTCGCCAAATTGATGATTAATGCCTATGCCAACGCTTGAAAAATGACGCTTGTTATGATTGCTTGCCACTACAGCATTGGTGCGACCAAAGCCTAAATCCAACATAAAGGCAGTATCATGCCAATGATATTTGGCAAAAATATTAGCAAGCATGCTGTTTTGTTCAGTATGCATACTATCAGCCAGTTGAGCGGTACTGTTTTGTTTCGTGATGGCGACGCCGTAGCGTAGATTGTCCGTTTGGCGACTTAAGCCAAGCTGTTGACTGTTGGTTTTGCGGTCATATGGACGGTATAAATTGCTTTGATGCGTGCCTTGACTATGATCAGCTTGCAACCAGATACCGCTCAAATTACCATGTAAAGTCTGACTTAGGCGATGACTCAGCGATAAAATATCGTACGCCTGCAATGATAAATCTGACAACGCAGCATTGGTATAACGGCTGATGATGTCAGCTTGTTTTTGTTGAGCTAAACGCTCACGCTCTGCTTGTTCAGCCTTAGCCTTTTCTTCTGCTTCACGAGCTAAACGCTCTTTCTCTGCTTGCTCTTTTGCTAAGCGTTCCGCTTCTAGTCTTTCTTTTTCAAGTTGAGCTAAACGCTCACGCTCTGCTTGTTCAGCCTTAGCCTTTTCTTCTGCTTCACGAGCTAAACGCTCTTTCTCTGCTTGCTCTTTTGCTAAGCGTTCCGCTTCTAGTCTTTCTTTTTCAAGTTGAGCTAAACGCTCACGCTCTGCTTGTTCAGCCTTAGCCTTTTCTTCTGCTTCACGAGCTAAACGCTCTTTCTCTGCTTGCTCTTTTGCTAAGCGTTCCGCTTCTAGTCTTTCTTTTTCGGCTTGTTTGTCCAATTCTGGATTGTACAAATAGAACGCTTGTGCGTCATTGCCCAGCGTATAACGGTACGCTCCCAAATCCACAGCACTGTTCGCTAGTGTTATGGTCGGGTTGTTTTGGTTGCCCAGTGTCTTGATGAGTGTGAGCTTGCTGTTTGGGGCGGCAGGTTCTGCACCGTCATTGGCAATGTGCAAAGTGTGCTGACCTGCGGTCGTGCCATGCACCACAATCTGATCGCCCAGTAGGTCTTTGATGCGGGTGCGATAATAAATCTGGCTACTGCCTGTCAAATCGCCCAAAACATTTAGGGTGTGAAAGTCGCCATCTTGGCTGAGTTTGATGGCACTACTGTTGAGTGTCAAATTGCCAATCGTGCCATTTTGATTCATCTGCCATTGACTATGATTGAGTTTTAGATTGGTGTTTTGAGAACCCAAGATAGAACCTGTCCAATCGGTGGCGGTCAAGGTTGCCCCAGCGTTGCCATCAAGATGGACATCGCCTTTCAAGACGGTATCTACTCGATGAGTTTGCTGGTCGGTAGGCGACAGCGTTTGGCAGTCAATCAAGCCGTTATAGTCTGAGCGAACGCACAGTTTGCCCTGACTGTTTGGCAAAAATCCAATGTCAAATTTGGCATTGTTTTTCCCCACCAAATTGGCATAGATGGCATTTGCCCCTCGTGCCGACATGACGGTGGCGTGATTATTGGCGTTGATGGTTTTGGCAGTATATTGTGTCTCTACCCAAGTGTTTTTATTGGGGTCAAAATCTTTTTGGCTAAGATGGTCAAACGCCTTTGGTGTGGGTCTGCCTGCCAAAATAAGTGTGCCATCTTGGGCGGTCAAGTCATTGACAAAACTACCGCCTGTCAGTAGCCATTTTGCCTGTTTATTTGTGGGATTAAAGACGACATTAAGCTCGCCTTGTTGTTCTGTATTGCCCAACTGACCTGCAAAAGCGGTCATCACGCCTTGACTGTCCAGCAAGGCTTGTTTGGCATTTTGGGCTTGCGTGGCATCACTGCCCAAATCGATGTAGTTGGCGGTATTTGCCCCAGATTGTCTGTCCAGATGGGCATTGCCAATGACGGCATAATGTCCGTTTTCATCCTTGCCAAAGACAAAATCACGAGACGAACGCCATGTCAAAGTAGAAGCCGCTTGGGTGTTGTTATTGATGATTTTGGCACCGTCGTCAACATTGTGCAGGTAGTTGGTGGTGATGGATTGACCGTTCAAATCCAGCACACCGCCTTTGTGTCCAAAACGAAAATCGTTGTTTTTGACTTGGTTGGCACGGTTGAGAATGACTTGACCACGACCGCTGGCCAGCTCTACATATTTGGCAGCTTGCCCGTCTTTATCCAAGATGACTGTGCCATCGCCCACGCTGATGCCGCCTTGATTGTTGCCTTGCCCACTGATGGTCAGTGTGCCAGCACCCAGCTTGGCAAGATATTCGTCGGTTTGCCCAAGCTGGCTGTACACGGTGATCTTTTCTTTGATACCAACTTGGTAATCCACATGACTACCATCGCCCACATAGATACCGCCGCCTGTGTGCGTCTTGTTATCGCCTGTGATGAGCAGGTTGGTTGGTGCGTCTGTACCAATATAAAGTGAGCCGCTTTTTTGGTCAATGTCGCTGGCAAGTGTTAGTGTACCACTGGTGTCAATGTACACATCTTTGTGTTTTTCTACCAAAGTCTCGTCAAGCTGTGTGTCATCCTCTTTTTGTTGCCAGACCAGCGCGTCCGATGTAAGGGGGGGGGCTATGGCATTATTGTATTCGGTCAGTTGTTTGAAATATGGGTCAAACAGGGTGTATTGGTCGCTATACGCATTGACTCGGTTGATGCGGTCTTGGTTGGTCGCACCGCCATTGCCACTTTGTACAAAACCGATTAATTCCCATTGCTGGGTCAGTTTGTTAAAACCATAAAGACCGCTGCCGCTATCACCCGGCTG
Coding sequences:
- the erpA gene encoding iron-sulfur cluster insertion protein ErpA, yielding MNNLMTLTDNAAKKLAKLKMAENNDSLMLRVYVTGGGCSGFSYGFDFAEEVEEDDATFLNGDAILVVDSLSYQYLHGSTIDYIEGLEGSRFVVNNPNATTTCGCGSSFSI
- a CDS encoding ABC-F family ATP-binding cassette domain-containing protein, with the translated sequence MIDFKNVSVRRDGRLLFSDVNLQLHKSQKIGLTGNNGTGKSTLFATLLGEHQTDVGSVEMPSDWQIAHMAQEVHATKIQAMDYVLSGDGEWYELNQKLQNQSALSAEEIAPIYGRFEEIDGFRIPTKAAQILSGLGFSDGDHTREVATFSGGWRMRLNLARTLMHRADVLLLDEPTNHLDLDAILWLEEWLAKFDGLILLISHDKDFLDAVVGHILHIEQGKITLYSGNYSQFIRTRAERLSQQAQAYEKQQAIKAHLENFIRRFGAKATKAKQAQSRAKQLERMADIAPVMADSAFSFEFYPPSHMASPLIVLDNATIGYDKPLMTKVNLQITPEVRLGILGANGAGKSTLIKALVGDLPLLGGAYKVSETVKLGYFNQHQMDALDGNATPMILLRRLAGATSDADLRAFLGSFDFRGEKIDTPCYLFSGGERARLTLALIVWQRPNVLVLDEPTNHLDLQMRDALMLALQNFEGALILVSHDRGLITSVCDSLILVADGRAEEFAGDMVDYAEHLRHARLQRQAKTVSLNTQNKVANQTLGLSKEEKRKLAAQNRAKTAPLRKEIERLEKQLDKLSDELSRVEETLSDQSLYDDANKERLLSLLSEQSNLQSELGEVEELLLLAMDKLECLEQSLEQGG
- a CDS encoding YheT family hydrolase, encoding MMNTTFAPPFWLKNPHIQTILPKFLVKDTLDYERHLYKDSLDESDVAFDYLLADDVLVDGKYQKPLVVLFHGMEGSSQSHYARTLAKQVQTAGFHFVVPHFRSCGGVAVSGKIFYNAGDTAELHHYLGILKQQYQTIYAMGVSLGGNALAKYMGEYGTDAICECAVVVSAPVDLASASIAMDRLLGKKIYTPYLLNPIIKKALDNQITADEITALKRAKCMGDFDNIFTAPRHGFVSKNDYYRQASALPYLKEIVKPTLIITAKDDPFLGVTAERGDVSSQVVLLTTEHGGHIGFIDYDYATRAFCMDYIPKRALAFFEGCV
- a CDS encoding metallophosphoesterase translates to MRMLFLVVIVILFQLFTFIVGRGLEWLVRPYVAKPRRWITPAFFVVSNVFLAVLFFGQFRLGVGYLAVLWLGVLTVMMVVLASFILRRLSLDGRFSTVIRVFAVLVFGVLVGLSVYNAYTPTVRYLSVQIDKPMAKPVRIGLVSDLHLGSLFGANQLDRLSELLKDERVDLLLMAGDIMDDDTKAYDEQNMAAAFARVVTATTDGVVASLGNHDLYDTDAYLDIVQAIREAGATLLDDKVATIYAGGVPLSIIGRFDDHVLNRQSSDELYGQLSQQQQLQPVILLDHRPSQIDENVKLPIDLQVSGHTHNGQLFPANFIVKMLNRVAYGYRLINGTHIVVSSGYGFWGIPLRLGSQSELWVIELSGK
- the dapB gene encoding 4-hydroxy-tetrahydrodipicolinate reductase; its protein translation is MNSLNIGIMGASGRMGRMLLQATQDNPNTTLKGAFVRGISSLIGVDAGEFIGTGKNGVALSTLDVSGINALIDFSLPEALDEVLAQCTTHKTALVMGVTGLSDEQEAKLQEASKTIPIVYAGNFSTGVNLSLNLLATTAKVLGLDADVEIIEHHHKHKIDAPSGTALMMANSVATARGQSLKTALVHGRQGATKRSQGEIGMHAIRGGEIVGEHTVEFIMNGEIIEITHKAMSRLTFAAGAVRAAIWASKQPAGLYDMQDVLGLKAS
- a CDS encoding S6 family peptidase, coding for MLKRTLLATAIASHIAHASSIRDDIDLQTYRDFAENKGEFVAGATDIVIRNKNGDIIGTLLPAGVPVPDFSAANTKSGVVTLISPQLTGTVQHNPTYVLLGQDHQQFAKDRSNTAASNLQLVYDGLSFGANDSHHAPKNHYFVVKRNDMEKDLDVHVSHAGRYPVGLDAHKIIKTEDEATASDANSDFWTYYSMGSVYDIALPRLHKLVTETAPTPSLDDMGNFKVENYSAFVHVGAGVLEMVDPNTGDPVSFQGVYPHHTDLGTNTFVHEFLTAGLPPALKPELSVNYSKNNTDANNLSFYLIGEDTDYRKFYDANDTPIVTPDGERLPLAAAIQPGDSGSGLYGFNKLTQQWELIGFVQSGNGGATNQDRINRVNAYSDQYTLFDPYFKQLTEYNNAIAPPLTSDALVWQQKEDDTQLDETLVEKHKDVYIDTSGTLTLASDIDQKSGSLYIGTDAPTNLLITGDNKTHTGGGIYVGDGSHVDYQVGIKEKITVYSQLGQTDEYLAKLGAGTLTISGQGNNQGGISVGDGTVILDKDGQAAKYVELASGRGQVILNRANQVKNNDFRFGHKGGVLDLNGQSITTNYLHNVDDGAKIINNNTQAASTLTWRSSRDFVFGKDENGHYAVIGNAHLDRQSGANTANYIDLGSDATQAQNAKQALLDSQGVMTAFAGQLGNTEQQGELNVVFNPTNKQAKWLLTGGSFVNDLTAQDGTLILAGRPTPKAFDHLSQKDFDPNKNTWVETQYTAKTINANNHATVMSARGANAIYANLVGKNNAKFDIGFLPNSQGKLCVRSDYNGLIDCQTLSPTDQQTHRVDTVLKGDVHLDGNAGATLTATDWTGSILGSQNTNLKLNHSQWQMNQNGTIGNLTLNSSAIKLSQDGDFHTLNVLGDLTGSSQIYYRTRIKDLLGDQIVVHGTTAGQHTLHIANDGAEPAAPNSKLTLIKTLGNQNNPTITLANSAVDLGAYRYTLGNDAQAFYLYNPELDKQAEKERLEAERLAKEQAEKERLAREAEEKAKAEQAERERLAQLEKERLEAERLAKEQAEKERLAREAEEKAKAEQAERERLAQLEKERLEAERLAKEQAEKERLAREAEEKAKAEQAERERLAQQKQADIISRYTNAALSDLSLQAYDILSLSHRLSQTLHGNLSGIWLQADHSQGTHQSNLYRPYDRKTNSQQLGLSRQTDNLRYGVAITKQNSTAQLADSMHTEQNSMLANIFAKYHWHDTAFMLDLGFGRTNAVVASNHNKRHFSSVGIGINHQFGEKIVILPSVYARHHKLDGANYHLNGANIALDRTHINQIGGDIQLQTALSYGTLTITPSIGLGYQHNQGMGVVSVNNHRFAQHFGDDKYANVGVMVQRGLLNASVQVEQHYGDETDKQTKAGIRLGYTW